Proteins from one Shumkonia mesophila genomic window:
- a CDS encoding cytochrome c oxidase assembly protein, producing MDASDRQIRARRGRRVTALALVGVVAGMTGLAFASVPLYRLFCQVTGYGGTPRVALDGQAGGTDGTGRSITVRFDANVNPPLPWRFRPEQHRVQVPLGESTLAVYRAENLSDAPITGTATFNVTPNKAAPYFVKVQCFCFSEQRLEAHGGADLPVSFYVDPAIAEDPDTRDVSTITLSYTFFRAATDPSRSAAGLSRPAATTAAGAPNG from the coding sequence ATGGACGCAAGCGACCGCCAGATCCGTGCCCGCCGGGGCCGCCGCGTGACGGCCCTGGCGCTGGTCGGTGTCGTCGCCGGCATGACCGGGCTGGCCTTCGCCTCGGTGCCGCTCTATCGCCTGTTCTGCCAGGTGACCGGCTACGGCGGCACCCCGCGGGTGGCCCTGGACGGCCAAGCCGGCGGCACCGACGGGACCGGCCGCTCGATCACCGTACGCTTCGACGCCAACGTCAATCCGCCGCTGCCCTGGCGCTTCAGGCCCGAGCAGCACCGCGTCCAGGTGCCCCTGGGCGAGAGCACGCTTGCCGTCTACCGGGCGGAGAACCTGTCGGATGCGCCGATCACCGGCACCGCCACTTTCAACGTTACGCCCAACAAGGCGGCGCCCTATTTCGTCAAGGTGCAGTGCTTCTGCTTTAGCGAGCAGCGCCTGGAAGCGCACGGCGGCGCCGACCTGCCGGTGTCCTTCTACGTCGATCCCGCCATCGCCGAGGACCCCGATACCCGGGACGTCTCGACGATCACGCTTTCCTACACCTTCTTTCGCGCCGCCACGGATCCGTCGCGAAGCGCCGCCGGTCTTTCCCGGCCGGCCGCAACGACGGCCGCCGGCGCCCCCAACGGCTGA